In one Aeromicrobium wangtongii genomic region, the following are encoded:
- the recO gene encoding DNA repair protein RecO yields MSLYRDTGIVLRVHKLGEADRIITLLTRQRGIVRAVGKGVRKTTSRFGGRLEPFMHVDLQLAEGRSLDIITQAETVNAFAKDLGLDYAAYTAGTAMLETAERLVQEDGEPAVAQFQLLVGALRALTEGRMTPGLILDSYQLRALSIAGYAPTFDGCARCGLEGPHRNFHAASGGMLCDDCRVAGSAAPSPFTVTLLAGLLSGNWASVATSDERSRREASSIISAYLSWHLERGLRSLTHVDR; encoded by the coding sequence GTGAGTCTCTACCGCGACACCGGCATCGTGCTGCGGGTCCACAAGCTGGGTGAAGCCGATCGCATCATCACGCTGCTGACCCGCCAACGCGGCATCGTGCGCGCGGTGGGCAAGGGCGTCCGCAAGACCACCTCGCGCTTCGGTGGCCGGCTCGAGCCGTTCATGCACGTCGACCTGCAGCTGGCCGAAGGCCGCTCGCTCGACATCATCACGCAGGCCGAGACGGTCAACGCCTTCGCCAAGGACCTCGGGCTCGACTACGCGGCCTACACCGCTGGCACCGCGATGCTCGAGACCGCCGAGCGGCTCGTGCAGGAGGACGGCGAGCCGGCCGTCGCCCAGTTCCAGCTGCTGGTCGGCGCGTTGCGGGCGCTGACCGAGGGCCGCATGACGCCCGGCCTGATCCTGGACTCCTACCAGCTGCGGGCCCTGTCGATCGCCGGATATGCCCCCACGTTCGACGGCTGCGCCCGCTGCGGCCTGGAGGGGCCGCACCGCAACTTCCACGCCGCCTCCGGCGGCATGCTGTGCGACGACTGCCGGGTCGCCGGATCGGCCGCGCCGTCGCCGTTCACGGTGACTCTGCTGGCCGGTCTGCTCAGCGGCAACTGGGCCAGCGTCGCGACGTCCGACGAGCGCTCGCGCCGCGAGGCCAGCAGCATCATCAGCGCCTACCTGTCCTGGCACCTCGAGCGCGGACTGCGCTCCCTGACCCACGTGGATCGTTGA
- a CDS encoding isoprenyl transferase, with protein sequence MKRTVRRPVPHASGATPPAIAIEQVPRHVAIVMDGNGRWAKQRGLPRTAGHEMGEAALFDVVEGAIEIGVKAISAYAFSTENWKRSPDEVRFLMGFNRDVIRRRRDEMHELGVRVRWAGRRPRLWRSVIKELETAEELTRDNDVLTLTMCVNYGGRAEIADAAAALARDVAAGRVNPDKIDEKVFARYLDEPDMEDVDLFWRTSGEQRTSNFLLWQSAYAEMVFSDIAWPDVDRRALWAAIEEYAARNRRYGSA encoded by the coding sequence ATGAAGCGCACCGTACGACGCCCGGTCCCGCACGCCTCCGGGGCGACACCGCCTGCCATCGCGATCGAGCAGGTCCCGCGCCACGTCGCGATCGTCATGGACGGCAACGGCCGCTGGGCCAAGCAGCGTGGCCTGCCGCGCACCGCCGGCCACGAGATGGGCGAGGCGGCGCTGTTCGACGTCGTCGAGGGCGCCATCGAGATCGGGGTCAAGGCCATCTCGGCGTACGCCTTCTCGACCGAGAACTGGAAGCGCTCGCCCGACGAGGTGCGCTTCCTGATGGGCTTCAACCGCGACGTCATCCGTCGGCGCCGCGACGAGATGCACGAGCTGGGGGTTCGGGTCCGTTGGGCCGGCCGACGTCCCCGGCTGTGGCGCAGCGTCATCAAGGAGCTCGAGACCGCCGAGGAGCTGACCCGCGACAACGACGTCCTGACACTGACGATGTGCGTCAACTACGGCGGACGTGCCGAGATCGCGGACGCCGCCGCCGCCCTGGCCCGTGACGTCGCGGCCGGACGCGTCAACCCCGACAAGATCGACGAGAAGGTGTTCGCCCGCTATCTCGACGAGCCCGACATGGAGGACGTCGACCTGTTCTGGCGCACGTCCGGGGAGCAGCGCACCAGCAACTTCCTGCTGTGGCAGTCGGCGTACGCCGAGATGGTGTTCTCCGACATCGCCTGGCCCGATGTCGACCGCCGTGCCCTGTGGGCCGCGATCGAGGAGTACGCGGCCCGCAACCGCCGCTACGGCAGCGCCTGA
- a CDS encoding MerR family transcriptional regulator, whose product MKSSLRSIGDTAAQFGLATHVLRHWEDAGLLAPGRDSAGRRLFGDDDLVRIAVILRSKAAGMSLQQIAVLLSDDHGRERHTVLQEHIADLDRRMAEMTLSRAMAVHAFECEAHDLTRCPGFRATIADVLAGTAPWPAGQALP is encoded by the coding sequence ATGAAGTCAAGTCTGCGATCCATCGGCGACACCGCGGCCCAGTTCGGGCTGGCGACGCACGTGCTGCGGCACTGGGAGGACGCCGGACTGCTGGCCCCCGGGCGCGACAGTGCCGGCCGGCGGCTGTTCGGTGACGACGACCTCGTCCGCATCGCGGTGATCCTGCGCAGCAAGGCCGCCGGGATGAGCCTGCAGCAGATCGCGGTGCTGCTGTCGGACGATCACGGGCGGGAGCGGCATACCGTCCTGCAGGAGCACATCGCGGACCTGGATCGTCGGATGGCCGAGATGACGCTGTCGCGGGCGATGGCCGTCCACGCCTTCGAGTGCGAGGCGCACGACCTGACCAGGTGCCCCGGCTTCCGGGCCACGATCGCGGACGTCCTCGCGGGCACCGCTCCCTGGCCGGCGGGTCAGGCGCTGCCGTAG
- a CDS encoding NAD(P)/FAD-dependent oxidoreductase, with protein MFDTIVIGGGPAGLQAALTLGRMHRSVLLLDSGHYRNGTVEHMQNFITHDGRDPADLRLLARKDIAAYATVEIRDTAADAVRQVEDGFEVVLGDETVSSRTIVLATGVRDTLPDVRGVAEAWGREIASCPFCHGHELAQERVALLGAGAQSAHLAALLAGVGGELVVLADGVVPEPEVTDALAQLGVAVRPEKVEQVDRVEGGLRVRLVDAEPLEVGGMFVETQIAQSAPFAEQLGLALLPSGCVEIDVTGRTSLPGVFAAGDLAHTSALPGPMPSVAGAISAGLVAAAMCHMDLAHRG; from the coding sequence ATGTTCGACACCATCGTCATCGGCGGGGGGCCCGCAGGCCTGCAGGCCGCCCTCACGCTCGGCCGGATGCACCGCTCGGTGCTGCTGCTCGACTCCGGGCACTACCGCAACGGCACCGTCGAGCACATGCAGAACTTCATCACGCACGACGGCCGCGACCCCGCAGACCTGCGGCTGCTGGCCCGCAAGGACATCGCTGCCTACGCCACGGTCGAGATCCGCGACACCGCCGCCGACGCCGTCCGCCAGGTCGAGGACGGCTTCGAGGTCGTCCTCGGCGACGAGACCGTGTCCAGCCGCACGATCGTCCTGGCAACGGGTGTGCGTGACACGCTCCCGGACGTCCGCGGCGTCGCCGAGGCGTGGGGGCGCGAGATCGCGTCCTGCCCGTTCTGCCACGGTCATGAGCTGGCGCAGGAACGCGTGGCCCTGCTCGGTGCCGGAGCGCAGAGCGCCCACCTCGCCGCCCTCCTGGCCGGCGTCGGGGGAGAGCTGGTCGTGCTCGCCGACGGCGTGGTCCCGGAGCCGGAGGTCACGGACGCGCTCGCGCAGCTGGGCGTCGCGGTCCGCCCGGAGAAGGTCGAGCAGGTCGACCGGGTCGAGGGGGGCCTGCGGGTGCGTCTCGTGGACGCCGAGCCCCTGGAGGTCGGCGGCATGTTCGTGGAGACGCAGATCGCGCAGTCCGCGCCGTTCGCGGAGCAGCTGGGCCTGGCCCTCCTGCCGTCCGGATGCGTCGAGATCGACGTGACGGGACGCACGAGCCTGCCCGGCGTCTTCGCCGCCGGCGACCTCGCGCACACCTCGGCCCTGCCCGGACCGATGCCGTCGGTCGCCGGAGCGATCTCCGCGGGGCTCGTGGCCGCGGCGATGTGTCACATGGACCTGGCCCACCGCGGTTGA
- a CDS encoding fumarylacetoacetate hydrolase family protein, translating to MRIARFAGDDDPRFGVIGDDNGVPTIAVLNGDPLYAGLNLSGQKIPLADVRLLAPVIPRSKVVCVGKNYAKHAAEMGGEVPEEPLIFLKPNTSVIGPGEPIFYPEQSSNVHFEGELAVVIGRICRDVPAEDAAKVIFGYTVANDVTARDLQAKDGQWARAKGFDTFCPLGPWIETDFDPSDVRVTTELGGELKQDGRTSDMVFTVPDVIAYVSSFMTLLPGDVILTGTPDGVGPMQVGDEVSVTVEGLGTLTNTVVSRND from the coding sequence ATGCGTATTGCCAGGTTTGCCGGGGACGACGATCCCCGTTTCGGTGTCATCGGGGACGACAACGGCGTCCCCACCATCGCTGTGCTGAACGGTGACCCCCTCTATGCGGGGCTCAACCTCAGCGGGCAGAAGATCCCGCTCGCGGACGTGCGCCTGCTCGCGCCGGTCATCCCGCGCAGCAAGGTCGTGTGCGTGGGCAAGAACTACGCCAAGCACGCGGCCGAGATGGGGGGCGAGGTCCCCGAGGAGCCGCTGATCTTCCTCAAGCCCAACACCAGCGTCATCGGGCCCGGCGAGCCGATCTTCTACCCCGAGCAGAGCAGCAACGTGCACTTCGAGGGCGAGCTGGCGGTCGTCATCGGCCGCATCTGCCGTGACGTGCCGGCCGAGGACGCCGCCAAGGTGATCTTCGGGTACACCGTCGCCAACGACGTGACCGCGCGTGACCTGCAGGCCAAGGACGGCCAGTGGGCGCGCGCCAAGGGCTTCGACACGTTCTGCCCGCTCGGCCCGTGGATCGAGACCGACTTCGACCCGTCGGACGTCCGCGTCACGACCGAGCTCGGCGGCGAGCTGAAGCAGGACGGTCGCACGTCCGACATGGTCTTCACCGTCCCTGACGTCATCGCGTACGTCTCATCCTTCATGACGCTGCTGCCCGGCGACGTCATCCTCACCGGCACCCCTGATGGTGTCGGACCCATGCAGGTCGGCGACGAGGTCAGCGTGACCGTCGAAGGCCTCGGAACTCTCACGAACACGGTGGTCTCCCGCAATGACTGA
- the gltX gene encoding glutamate--tRNA ligase, whose translation MTDISTTPTRPVVARFCPSPTGNPHVGMARTALFSWAFARHHGGRFVFRIEDTDTSRDNEESYQLLVEVMHWLGLDWDEGPEVGGPNGPYRQSERMDIYADVAQQLLEAGYAYKAYDTAEELEARRNAARAAGKPSGYDGLHRDLTPEQIAAYEAEGRKPVIRFKMPDKDYTFTDLVRGEITFGSENVQDYVLVRANGQPLYTLTNPTDDAMMGITHVLRGEDLLSSTPRQIALYEAFAEIGIGGGFTPEFGHLPFVMGEGNRKLSKRDPESNLLDYKPKGFLPEGLLNYMALLGWSIADDRDVFTIPEMVEAFEIGRVNPNPARFDIKKAEAINGSHVRLLGEEELRDRLVPYFQDAGLIDPTPTVSQIGLLAAATPLVHERMTLLTEAVDMLRFLFVSDEDFAVDEADAAKNLDAAGLEVVRTARAALGEIPEKTEWTTGTIEGALRASLIDGLGLKPRLAFGPVRVAVTGSRISPPLFESLELLGHRKTLARLDAALG comes from the coding sequence ATGACTGACATCTCCACGACGCCGACCCGTCCGGTCGTCGCCCGCTTCTGCCCGTCCCCGACGGGCAACCCGCACGTCGGCATGGCGCGCACGGCCCTGTTCAGCTGGGCCTTCGCGCGGCACCACGGCGGACGGTTCGTCTTCCGCATCGAGGACACCGACACCTCGCGCGACAACGAGGAGTCCTACCAGCTCCTGGTCGAAGTCATGCACTGGCTGGGCCTGGACTGGGACGAAGGGCCGGAGGTCGGCGGCCCCAACGGACCGTACCGGCAGTCCGAGCGGATGGACATCTACGCCGATGTCGCCCAGCAGCTGCTCGAGGCGGGATATGCCTACAAGGCGTACGACACCGCCGAGGAGCTCGAGGCCCGCCGCAACGCCGCCCGGGCCGCCGGCAAGCCCAGTGGCTACGACGGCCTGCACCGCGACCTGACGCCCGAGCAGATCGCCGCGTACGAGGCCGAGGGACGCAAGCCGGTCATCCGCTTCAAGATGCCCGACAAGGACTACACGTTCACCGACCTGGTCCGTGGCGAGATCACGTTCGGGTCCGAGAACGTCCAGGACTACGTGCTGGTGCGGGCCAACGGTCAGCCCCTCTACACGCTGACCAACCCCACCGACGACGCCATGATGGGCATCACGCACGTGCTGCGCGGCGAGGACCTGCTGAGCTCGACCCCCCGTCAGATCGCCCTGTACGAGGCATTCGCCGAGATCGGCATCGGCGGCGGCTTCACCCCGGAGTTCGGCCACCTGCCGTTCGTCATGGGCGAGGGCAACCGCAAGCTGTCCAAGCGCGATCCGGAGTCCAACCTCCTGGACTACAAGCCGAAGGGCTTCCTGCCCGAGGGACTGCTGAACTACATGGCCCTGCTCGGCTGGTCGATCGCGGACGACCGCGACGTGTTCACCATCCCCGAGATGGTGGAGGCCTTCGAGATCGGGCGGGTCAACCCCAACCCGGCCCGGTTCGACATCAAGAAGGCCGAGGCGATCAACGGCTCGCACGTCCGCCTGCTGGGCGAGGAGGAGCTGCGCGACCGCCTCGTGCCGTACTTCCAGGACGCCGGCCTGATCGACCCGACGCCGACGGTCAGCCAGATCGGTCTGCTCGCCGCCGCGACGCCGCTGGTGCACGAGCGTATGACGTTGCTCACCGAGGCGGTCGACATGCTGCGGTTCCTGTTCGTCAGCGATGAGGACTTCGCGGTCGACGAGGCGGACGCAGCCAAGAATCTGGACGCCGCGGGTCTGGAGGTCGTCCGGACGGCTCGTGCGGCCCTCGGGGAGATCCCGGAGAAGACCGAGTGGACCACCGGGACGATCGAGGGGGCGCTGCGCGCTTCCCTCATCGACGGCCTCGGGCTCAAGCCGCGACTGGCATTCGGGCCGGTTCGCGTTGCGGTGACGGGAAGTCGGATCTCTCCGCCGCTGTTCGAGTCGCTCGAGCTGCTGGGTCATCGCAAGACCCTCGCGAGGCTGGATGCGGCGCTGGGCTGA
- a CDS encoding ArnT family glycosyltransferase, protein MSHAEPVAPAAGGTARASWRSHHVVEWTAVIVALALRLPFVAIPAGPDEAGFLQVAGQWSPGGGSLYGSYWVDRPPLLITLFQIADSTGGLVALRLIGCVAVAATIVLSARAAGIVAGPRASAWTAITTAALLVAPGLGTQEISGELLAAPFVAGGLLALVQAERARDPRWPSFVGGVAGTCAVLVKQNLVDVAVFATVLVVAMRWFGRRDRSARPQVRIGYLVAGVVTTVVIASVWVLARGTSPLDVFHAMYAFRVQAARTISEGGGLAHARPRAALLAWAWVSSGLALLTVAVAVTAPRWRRSPVMVALAATIAFDAVSVAAGGAYWFHYLIQMIVPLAVAIGVLAARTSRVATGAALTAFVLAGAPAVLQVSDVPSSSTGEQIGTAIAASSRPGDTLTTLYGQPQVNLAAGLASPYPHLWSLPVKTLDPRLTELDSLLAGPDAPTWLLVTDRIRSWGLDTSRTRRLIAARYHRVARHNGHTIFLLDGVRRPPPVIGGAETAPRRDGKQKTP, encoded by the coding sequence GTGTCCCACGCCGAGCCGGTCGCACCGGCAGCCGGGGGCACGGCGAGGGCGTCATGGCGGTCGCACCACGTCGTGGAGTGGACGGCGGTGATCGTCGCGCTGGCGCTGCGCCTGCCGTTCGTCGCGATACCCGCCGGCCCTGACGAGGCCGGCTTCCTGCAGGTCGCCGGCCAGTGGTCGCCGGGCGGCGGATCGCTCTACGGAAGCTACTGGGTCGACCGGCCGCCCCTGCTGATCACCCTCTTCCAGATCGCCGACTCCACCGGCGGCCTGGTCGCACTGCGACTGATCGGCTGCGTCGCGGTCGCCGCCACCATCGTCCTGAGCGCGCGCGCCGCCGGGATCGTGGCCGGTCCCCGTGCGTCCGCCTGGACTGCGATCACGACGGCGGCGCTGCTGGTGGCGCCGGGACTCGGCACCCAGGAGATCAGCGGGGAGCTGCTGGCGGCGCCCTTCGTCGCCGGCGGGCTGCTTGCCCTGGTGCAGGCTGAGCGAGCCCGTGACCCGCGATGGCCGTCCTTCGTCGGCGGGGTCGCAGGCACGTGCGCGGTGCTGGTCAAGCAGAACCTGGTGGACGTGGCAGTCTTCGCCACCGTGCTGGTCGTCGCGATGCGGTGGTTCGGTCGACGCGACCGCTCGGCCCGGCCGCAGGTGCGCATCGGGTACCTGGTCGCCGGTGTGGTCACCACGGTGGTGATCGCGTCGGTGTGGGTGCTGGCCCGGGGCACGTCCCCCCTGGACGTCTTCCATGCGATGTACGCCTTCCGCGTCCAGGCAGCGCGGACCATCTCCGAAGGCGGCGGCTTGGCCCACGCCAGGCCTCGTGCGGCCTTGCTGGCCTGGGCCTGGGTGAGCAGCGGGCTGGCCCTCCTCACCGTCGCAGTTGCCGTGACGGCACCTCGGTGGCGGCGCAGCCCGGTCATGGTCGCGCTGGCCGCGACCATCGCCTTCGATGCGGTCTCCGTTGCTGCGGGCGGTGCCTACTGGTTCCACTACCTGATCCAGATGATCGTCCCCTTGGCCGTGGCCATCGGTGTGCTCGCGGCCCGGACCAGCCGTGTCGCGACCGGCGCGGCGCTGACCGCGTTCGTGCTCGCCGGCGCCCCGGCCGTCCTCCAGGTCTCCGACGTCCCCTCCAGCTCAACCGGCGAGCAGATCGGGACGGCGATCGCCGCCTCCAGCCGGCCCGGGGACACGCTCACGACGCTGTACGGCCAGCCCCAGGTCAACCTGGCCGCCGGGCTCGCATCGCCCTACCCCCACCTGTGGAGCCTGCCGGTCAAGACTCTCGATCCTCGCCTGACCGAGCTCGACTCCCTGCTCGCGGGCCCCGACGCACCCACCTGGCTCCTCGTCACGGACCGGATCAGGTCGTGGGGGCTGGACACGTCCCGCACCCGCCGGCTCATCGCGGCCCGGTACCACCGGGTCGCCAGGCACAACGGCCACACGATCTTCCTGCTGGACGGGGTCCGGCGCCCTCCCCCGGTGATCGGTGGCGCCGAGACCGCGCCCCGGAGGGACGGAAAGCAGAAGACCCCCTGA
- a CDS encoding cytochrome ubiquinol oxidase subunit I, translating to MVLAEAVQTLAGNDPAGLLPAREQMALSLGWHIVLAAFGVAFPAMILVAHWRGVYRNDDVALGLAKRWGKVAAVLFAIGAVSGTVLSFEMGLLWPGLMGPFGDVLGLPFAFEGLAFFTEAIFLGLYLYGWGRIPAKQHLLMLVPITGAGIFGTYCVIAVNAWMNMPVGFRMENGNVVDIKPWAVLLNKGSVLQFAHMWVAAYMVVGFVVAGVYAAGMLKGRRDRHHRLGLTIPLVFASVAAVLQPFVGHLLGLRIADRQPAKLAAFELALETESPSPLRLGGVLIDGEPRFYIDIPRIGSIIARNSLTKPVEGLNTIPPEDRPPVNITHLAFQGMVGIGTLLMVAVLIYWLWRWRGHDLSQNTWVLRFAVIAGPLAVVALEAGWVATEVGRQPWVVYNVLRTRDAAGDNPDLWVLLVATAILYTGLTVGAVIVLRSMASRWRAGEEDLPSPYGPEPEPLRADASDSRRSS from the coding sequence ATGGTTCTCGCAGAAGCGGTTCAGACCCTCGCCGGCAACGACCCCGCCGGGCTGCTGCCGGCCCGCGAGCAGATGGCGCTCTCCCTCGGCTGGCACATCGTGCTGGCCGCGTTCGGCGTGGCGTTCCCGGCGATGATCCTCGTCGCCCACTGGCGCGGCGTGTACCGCAATGACGACGTGGCGCTGGGACTGGCGAAGCGCTGGGGCAAGGTCGCGGCGGTGCTCTTCGCGATCGGTGCGGTGTCGGGCACGGTGCTGAGCTTCGAGATGGGGCTGCTGTGGCCCGGCCTGATGGGGCCGTTCGGCGACGTGCTGGGGCTGCCGTTCGCCTTCGAGGGGCTGGCGTTCTTCACCGAGGCGATCTTCCTGGGCCTGTACCTCTACGGGTGGGGACGCATCCCGGCCAAGCAGCACCTGCTGATGCTCGTGCCCATCACCGGTGCAGGGATCTTCGGCACGTACTGCGTCATCGCGGTGAATGCGTGGATGAACATGCCGGTCGGCTTTCGGATGGAGAACGGCAACGTCGTGGACATCAAGCCGTGGGCGGTGCTGCTCAACAAGGGATCGGTGCTGCAGTTCGCACACATGTGGGTCGCGGCGTACATGGTCGTCGGCTTCGTCGTGGCAGGTGTCTACGCCGCCGGGATGCTGAAGGGCCGCCGCGACCGTCATCACCGGCTGGGCTTGACGATCCCGCTGGTGTTCGCGTCGGTGGCCGCCGTGCTGCAGCCATTCGTGGGTCACCTGCTGGGGCTGCGGATCGCCGACCGGCAGCCGGCCAAGCTGGCCGCCTTCGAGCTCGCGCTCGAGACCGAGTCGCCGTCTCCGCTGCGGCTCGGCGGCGTGTTGATCGACGGCGAGCCGCGCTTCTACATCGACATCCCGCGCATCGGTTCGATCATCGCCCGCAACTCCTTGACCAAGCCGGTCGAGGGCCTCAACACCATCCCGCCGGAGGATCGCCCACCGGTCAACATCACCCACCTCGCCTTCCAGGGGATGGTCGGCATCGGGACCCTGCTGATGGTGGCCGTGCTGATCTACTGGCTGTGGCGCTGGCGCGGTCACGATCTCTCGCAGAACACGTGGGTGCTGCGGTTCGCCGTCATCGCCGGGCCGCTGGCGGTCGTGGCGCTCGAGGCCGGGTGGGTCGCGACAGAGGTGGGCCGCCAGCCCTGGGTCGTGTACAACGTCCTGCGCACCCGCGACGCGGCCGGGGACAACCCCGATCTGTGGGTGCTGCTCGTGGCCACGGCCATCCTGTACACGGGCCTGACGGTGGGAGCGGTGATCGTCCTGCGCTCGATGGCGAGCAGATGGCGCGCCGGCGAGGAGGACCTGCCCAGCCCTTACGGTCCCGAGCCCGAGCCCCTTCGGGCGGACGCATCGGATTCGAGGCGGTCGTCATGA
- a CDS encoding cytochrome d ubiquinol oxidase subunit II, giving the protein MTLADAVAAALFVGVIAYALFGGADFGSGFFDLTAGGARKGAQLRTLVDHSIGPVWEANHVWLIYILVMWWTGFPESFAAAMNTLIIPMLLALLGIVLRGAAFAFRKYAPTMGQARLYGTIFAGSSLITPFFLGAVAGAIASGRVPIDRRGDLWSSWLNPTSVLGGVIAVGTCAFLAGVFLTADADRSDLPKLAETLRLRTTLVGVVTGGVVFAALVPIHRDATTLAHGLEHRAAPLIVVSGLAGAATLGCLITRRYRAGRVTAVVAVGSVITGWGVAQYPWLLVDQVRIEDGAGVDATLVGLLVVVGLAAVIVVPPLAYLFYLAQQADTETETVTARSESRQ; this is encoded by the coding sequence ATGACCCTGGCGGACGCGGTGGCGGCCGCGCTGTTCGTCGGGGTGATCGCCTACGCGCTGTTCGGCGGCGCGGACTTCGGCTCGGGATTCTTCGACCTCACCGCTGGGGGAGCCCGCAAGGGCGCCCAGCTGCGGACCCTGGTCGATCACAGCATCGGGCCGGTCTGGGAGGCCAATCACGTCTGGCTGATCTACATCCTGGTGATGTGGTGGACAGGCTTCCCGGAGTCCTTCGCCGCGGCGATGAACACCCTGATCATCCCCATGCTGCTGGCCTTGCTGGGCATCGTCCTGCGCGGTGCTGCCTTCGCCTTCCGCAAGTACGCCCCCACGATGGGGCAGGCCCGCCTGTACGGCACGATCTTCGCCGGCTCCTCCCTCATCACCCCGTTCTTCCTCGGTGCCGTGGCCGGGGCCATCGCATCGGGACGGGTGCCCATCGACCGCCGCGGCGACCTGTGGTCGTCCTGGCTCAACCCGACCTCGGTGCTGGGCGGTGTCATCGCGGTGGGGACGTGCGCCTTCCTCGCGGGCGTGTTCCTGACCGCCGATGCCGATCGCTCCGACCTGCCGAAGCTCGCCGAGACGCTGCGCCTGCGGACGACGCTGGTGGGCGTGGTGACCGGCGGCGTCGTGTTCGCGGCCCTGGTGCCCATCCACCGCGACGCCACGACATTGGCCCACGGGCTCGAGCACAGGGCCGCCCCGCTGATCGTCGTGTCGGGCCTGGCCGGCGCGGCCACGCTCGGCTGCCTGATCACCCGCCGGTACCGGGCCGGCCGGGTCACGGCGGTCGTGGCCGTCGGATCGGTGATCACCGGGTGGGGCGTCGCGCAGTACCCATGGCTCCTGGTGGACCAGGTGCGCATCGAGGACGGCGCGGGCGTGGACGCCACCCTGGTCGGGCTCCTGGTCGTGGTGGGGCTGGCGGCGGTGATCGTCGTGCCGCCGCTGGCCTATCTGTTCTACCTCGCGCAGCAGGCCGACACAGAGACCGAGACTGTCACCGCGAGGTCCGAATCCCGCCAGTGA
- a CDS encoding DNA-3-methyladenine glycosylase 2 family protein has translation MHTDHERCYRAVQSRDRRFDGVFYTAVSSTGIYCRPSCPALTPKPEHVTFHATAASAQEAGYRACRRCRPDTTPGSPEWDVRADAVGRAMQLIGDGVVEREGVEGLSSRLGYSSRHVTRLLAQELGAGPLALARSNRAHTARVLIETTDLPMSDIAFAAGFASIRQFNASVRQAYALTPTQMRGRRRGTVTGRVTVRLAVRQPFHAGALLDFLAAHVLPGVEAVTGATYARVLRLPHGLGVMALTLDDTGVVCELELADLRDTAVAIGRARRLLDLDADPVAIDTVLGADPALADLVAAEPGLRVPSHVDGFELAVRTVVGQQVSVAGANTVLGRHVPARGTPVDFALAADHGLTHAFPEPEAFADADPTAMGMPHARARTIIGLAQAVADGKLDLHPGADRAAVREQLLAMRGIGPWTADYVVMRGLGDPDILLTTDLVLRRELERRGITADDTERWRPWRSYAGMHLWRASAAVERIPA, from the coding sequence ATGCACACCGATCACGAACGCTGCTACCGCGCGGTCCAGTCGCGCGACAGACGATTCGACGGTGTCTTCTACACGGCCGTCTCGAGCACGGGCATCTATTGCCGGCCGTCGTGTCCGGCCCTCACCCCGAAGCCGGAGCACGTCACCTTCCACGCGACCGCCGCGTCCGCGCAGGAGGCCGGATACCGCGCGTGCCGCCGCTGCCGTCCGGACACGACGCCGGGCTCGCCGGAGTGGGACGTGCGCGCAGACGCCGTCGGCCGGGCGATGCAGCTCATCGGCGACGGCGTCGTCGAGCGTGAGGGGGTCGAGGGTCTGTCGAGCCGCCTGGGTTACAGCTCGCGCCACGTGACCCGCCTGCTCGCGCAGGAGCTCGGCGCGGGCCCGCTGGCGCTGGCGCGCAGCAACCGGGCCCACACCGCCCGGGTGCTGATCGAGACCACTGACCTGCCGATGTCCGACATCGCCTTCGCAGCGGGCTTCGCCTCGATCCGTCAGTTCAATGCCTCGGTCCGCCAGGCGTACGCCCTCACACCCACCCAGATGCGGGGCAGGCGTCGGGGCACCGTGACCGGACGTGTCACGGTGCGGCTCGCGGTCCGACAGCCCTTCCACGCCGGGGCGCTGCTCGACTTCCTGGCGGCCCACGTCCTGCCGGGGGTTGAGGCGGTCACGGGGGCGACCTACGCACGGGTGCTCCGGCTGCCGCACGGCCTGGGTGTCATGGCGCTGACCCTGGACGACACCGGCGTCGTGTGCGAGCTCGAGCTGGCCGATCTGCGCGACACCGCCGTCGCGATCGGACGCGCGCGGCGACTGCTGGACCTCGACGCCGATCCGGTCGCGATCGACACGGTGCTGGGTGCCGATCCGGCGCTGGCCGACCTGGTGGCGGCCGAGCCGGGCCTGCGGGTGCCGTCGCACGTGGACGGATTCGAGCTCGCGGTGCGCACGGTCGTCGGCCAGCAGGTCTCGGTCGCGGGTGCCAACACCGTCCTGGGCCGGCACGTCCCGGCCCGCGGGACGCCGGTGGACTTCGCGTTGGCGGCCGATCATGGGCTGACCCACGCCTTTCCCGAGCCGGAGGCGTTCGCCGATGCCGACCCGACCGCGATGGGGATGCCACACGCCCGGGCCCGCACCATCATCGGGCTCGCGCAGGCGGTCGCCGACGGGAAGCTCGACCTGCATCCGGGAGCCGATCGTGCGGCCGTGCGCGAGCAGCTGCTGGCGATGCGCGGCATCGGCCCGTGGACCGCCGACTACGTGGTCATGCGGGGTCTGGGTGATCCCGACATCCTGCTGACCACCGACCTGGTGCTGCGCCGCGAGCTGGAACGCCGCGGCATCACCGCCGACGACACCGAGCGCTGGCGTCCGTGGCGCTCGTACGCCGGCATGCACCTGTGGCGGGCGTCCGCCGCCGTCGAGAGGATCCCCGCATGA